In a single window of the Vitis vinifera cultivar Pinot Noir 40024 chromosome 6, ASM3070453v1 genome:
- the LOC100248443 gene encoding DNA-binding protein S1FA → MEEDFEFADKVPPSFERMGNVIKDADAKGFNPGLIVLLLVVGLLLVFLVGNYALYVYAQKTLPPRKKKPVSKKKMKKERLKQGVSAPGE, encoded by the exons ATGGAGGAAGATTTCGAGTTCGCTGATAAGGTTCCTCCCTCTTTTGAGCGCATG GGTAATGTGATAAAGGATGCTGATGCCAAAGGATTTAACCCAGGTTTGATAGTCCTGCTTCTTGTTGTCGGTCTGCTATTGGTTTTCCTAGTTGGGAACTATGCACTCTATGTGTATGCTCAGAAGACCCTTCCACCAAGAAAGAAGAAGCCTGTATccaagaagaagatgaaaaaggAGAGGCTCAAGCAAGGTGTCTCAGCTCCAGGAGAGTAA
- the LOC109122720 gene encoding uncharacterized protein LOC109122720 → MEWVALVDNLEAFNKYPWGGICYERTLFGLQRALENRVSKYQDKKKTKGEAAVEAYSLVGFPYAFQVWAYEAIPLIGLKYATRVSERYPRILNWSATSAPRSTEVENVFLEPHLTFHSLLTPTLEEQQQDYYKHVDKQGASAEMLHQSNASQDAKNDDLRHEKSSSDTAAYVAAATAAMTEETTNDAITPSIEVKSSNEEHGMHDTRFRKSSTKENDNNMGFDFQTGIFEDVTDDEVERNDIPMDVNIDMEASRNLQLAEKHMTKELKDDYSIDDPVIDIAKLFGTPTMSGEFSVYVIPHHLSPAIFKRRREIKKSHILQHPFTDPTKRKKLRKEIEKPLTSFDPLHPISEEALESFQKWMSDDQGSTIDIDYMHIDKKWFQSLSNHGSWLADTHIDVAFFFFRKRRIENPHLFSQKFTTMDTMFCVCVV, encoded by the exons ATGGAATGGGTTGCTTTGGTTGATAATTTGGAGGCTTTTAACAAGTATCCATGGGGGGGGATTTGTTATGAGAGGACACTATTTGGTTTGCAAAGAGCTTTGGAGAACCGGGTATCCAAATaccaagataaaaagaaaacaaagggaGAAGCTGCAGTTGAAGCATATAGTCTTGTTGGATTTCCATATGCATTCCAGGTTTGGGCATACGAGGCTATTCCACTTATTGGATTGAAATATGCCACTCGTGTATCTGAGAGGTATCCTCGAATATTAAATTGGAGTGCAACAAGTGCTCCAAGGTCTACTGAGGTTGAAAATGTATTTCTAGAGCCTCAT TTAACTTTTCATTCGCTTCTAACACCCACTTTAGAGGAGCAACAACAAGACTATTACAAGCATGTAGATAAACAAGGAGCTTCAGCAGAAATGTTGCACCAATCAAATGCCTCACAAGATGCCAAGAATGATGACTTAAGGCATGAAAAAAGCTCATCTGACACTGCTGCATATGTTGCTGCTGCTACTGCTGCAATGACAGAAGAAACAACAAATGATGCAATCACCCCATCAATAGAG GTTAAGAGTTCGAATGAGGAACACGGTATGCATGACACTAGATTCAGAAAATCTagtacaaaagaaaatgataacaaTATGGGCTTTGATTTCCAGACTGGAATTTTTGAGGATGTTACAGATGATGAAGTGGAGAGAAATGACATTCCCATGGATGTGAACATTGATATGGAAGCTTCTAGAAACCTTCAGCTTGCAGAAAAACACATGACTAAAGAGTTGAAAGATGACTACTCTATTGATGATCCAGTTATTGATATTGCCAAGTTGTTTGGTACCCCAACTATGTCGGGCGAGTTTTCAGTATATGTCATACCTCACCATCTATCTCCTGCCATTTTTAAGCGAAGGCGTGAGATTAAAAAGTCTCATATCTTACAGCACCCTTTTACAGATCCCACCAAGAGAAAGAAACTAAGAAAAGAGATTGAGAAACCATTAACTTCATTTGATCCTTTGCATCCAATCTCTGAAGAAGCATTAGAGTCCTTTCAAAAGTGGATGAGTGATGACCAAGG GTCCACAATTGACATTGACTACATGCATATagataaaaaatggtttcaatCACTGTCTAATCATGGTTCATGGCTTGCTGACACG CACATTgatgttgccttcttctttttccGGAAGCGGCGAATAGAAAATCCTCATCTTTTTTCCCAAAAGTTTACCACAATGGATACTATGTTTTGCGTATGTGTAGTTTGA